The following nucleotide sequence is from Spirochaetota bacterium.
CGCGAGAAGGAATTTCCCAATAAGAATGCGGTGACGTGGGTTCGCTCTCAAAGCGACCCCGACGACTATGAGCGGCTTATCTATGCGCTCGGTTTTATTCGCGACGCGCGCGCGGCAAAGGCGATAGGCGCATTGTCAGAACATATCCCGCCGGTGGATTTCCTGAAATATCGTGCCGTGGCCGTTTCGCTCGGACGGATCGCACATGCAGCCGCGGCAGATACGCTTGCGAAGCTCCTCATGGAGAACAAAAAGCGGCTTCATGATCTCGAATCAGCGGCAGCCGCCCCCGAGGATAGAGCGGAGATCTTCGAAGGTGAAGAGTCCTCCGGGGTGAAAATAGTCCCGCCGAGCGAACCATCGCTCGATGATATACGAATACGCGTTCTTATCACCGCGGTGGCGTTGTATCGATGCTCGGATTCGGATGGTGCAGCGGCGAAAGCATTGCAGGACATCAGCAAAGGATGGAGCGGTGCGCATGCCGCACTGGCAACACAAACGCTTGCGAGCGGAAAGAAAAAGGCGGGAAAAGCATGAAAACAGAACGCGAAAATAACGTTTGTGGAAAAACTCATGATAATTGCTGTAATAAAGCGATAGAAACGAACAGAGCAAGGGGTCGGTTGGTGAGCTTGTCGAACCATGACCCCTTGCTCTCTATTCCCGCTGCGGTCTCAAAAAAGGTGTTTCATATTTCTCTTGCTGTTGCGGCTCTCGCATCAGCGGTATTCGCCGATGTGCGCGTATCGAAATTATTCTCCGACAATATGATGCTGCAGCAGGATATGGACATTCGTTTCTGGGGTTATGCCGACGACGGTGAATCGATAACCGTTTCCATTGTTGATGCGGACGGCAGAACGCTCGCATCGGGGATCACGACGGCGGCAGGAGGCAGATGGAAACTGTCGCTTGCACCGCGTAAGGCCGGGGGGCCGTATGAAGTGCGCATTACGGGAAGGAATATCGTTACAATAAAGAACGTACTCATCGGCGAGGTATGGCTTGCCGGCGGCCAGTCGAATATGTGGTATATCGTATCGAATGCCATGCCGGGCGGCAATCCCGCGATAGAAGGGGCGGGGGAGCTCATACGAGCGGCGACGAATACGAGGATACGGTATTTTTTCGACGGGCTCGGCGGTACGAATGAACCCGCGCTCGATGTGTACGAAAGCTCAAAATGGAAGGAAACATCGCCCGGGAATGTGATATGGTTCTCGGCAGTGGGATATGTTTTTGCGGAACGCCTGGCCCGCGCGCGCAACGTTCCCGTCGGCATTATCGGCACCGCGGTCGGCGGCACATCGATGCAATGGTGGATGCCGCGCGAAGCGCTCGCTGCGGACCCGGAATTCGCCCTCTATGCGCAGAAGCCGTGGAACCCGAATCTCAAGCGGATATTTGAACAATCGACAGCGCTTTATAATGCGATGATAGCCCCTCTCACGGGGTTCCCCATGCGCGGGGTGATATGGTATCAGGGCGAGAACAATGCACGCGGCGCTACGGATGATAAGCTGCAGAATGCCGTTCACTTCTATCGGCTCTTTACCGCGCTCATTCGTTCGTGGCGGAGCGCATGGAATGACGAAAAACTCCCGTTCCTTTTCGTGCAGCTTGCGCCGTACGGCAAGCATGTCGATGCCGATCCGAACGACATTGCCCTCGCTTATACCCGTGATGCGCAGCTCAAATCATGGCAGACGACTTCGAACACCGCAATGGCCGTCATCACCGATTGCGGCGACAAGGGGGATATCCATCCCCTGCGGAAGATTCCCGTCGGTGAACGGCTTTCCGCCGCTGCACGCGCCGTCGTCTACGGTGAGAAAATTGAATACTCGGGACCGGTATTTCGTTCGATGAAAATAGACGGGGCTCGCATTGTCATTGCATTCGATCATGCGAACGGTCTTATCGCGAAGGACGGTTCGCTTACCGGTATCGAGATCTCCGGTCCTGACGGCGTGTTTATGCCCGCGAACGCCGTCATAGAAGGGGCTGCCGTTCGCGTGTCGGCCGATGCAATCGCCGCGCCGCGATATGTGCGCTTCGGATGGGCGAATTACCCCGAGCCGGTGTTGAACCTGTATAACAGCGAGGGATTCCCGGCGTCGCCGTTCTCGACGGCCGTTACCATCGGTGAGTATGTGAAATGATCCGCTGCGAGGCGTGACCGCACGATCATCCGCGCGCTTCGAGCGCATGCTGCTTTCGCCATGCATTCGGCGTCATGCCGAAACGCTTCCTGAACACGCGGAAGAAATATTCGGCATTGCCGTATCCGCACTGCGCTGCGACAAAATGCACCGGCATTGATGTAGCCGTGAGCAGAAGTTTCGCGCGATGGAGCCGCATCTCGTTGATGAGCTCGGGGAATGTCTTTCCGTAGAGACTTCGCAGTATCTCGCTCATGCGCGAGGGGTTCAGCCCGACCACGGAGCAGAGATCGTCGAGTGACGGATCCTTATTGTAGCGCATCTCGATGAAACGGTCTATCTGCTGCTTGCGGCTGTGTCCCCCCGTCACCGAAAGGTCATGCACGGCTATCTCGATCTCCCTTTTGATGAGGGAGAGCATGTCATAATGTTCATCGAGTATCCGGGCATCGGCGAGCGGGAGCGATGAGGCCTCTTTCAGCGGCGAACGGACCGGTTCGGAAAGCGCGAACGGTATCGCCTTGCCCCGTGGGTGGAATACGCCTGCAAAGAGCATCCCCTCGACACGCCCGCATCGTCGGAGCGGCATGAACACTTCAATGAAGCCTGCATGGCAGTGCTTGAAGCCGCCGTCGGGGAAATCCTCTATCTCGTTCTGCAGCCGCTTCAGATCAAAGGCGCTACAGCGCAGGTCCATCGTTTTTTTTACCTGCATGCAGAACGGGTTCGCATCGTGCGAGAGATGATCCGTCGGTACCACCTCGGAAAAAACGCCAGTGTAGTCATGTACGGATATGGATACGCCGAGGCGCTTCTCATACGCGGCTATGATCGCTTCCAATAAAGCCATTGTCAGAATCTAACCGAAAACCCTGATAAAGCAATATTGCTATAATCGGAGAAAAGTGCAGTGATATCCCCGGAAACGACATTGCCCTTCGGCGGTCATGGTATTATCATTACTGCATCGCCCAGGGAAGGAGCATGACATGGATACCTATTCGCTTACAAGAACGATACCGCTCAACGATGAATACGATGTCATCGTCCTCGGGGGCGGTCCTGCCGGCTGCACCGCCGCAATGGCCGCCGCTCGCGAAGGGGCGAAGACGCTTCTCATCGAAGGTACGGGAGCGCTCGGCGGCATGGGC
It contains:
- a CDS encoding sialate O-acetylesterase; protein product: MSLSNHDPLLSIPAAVSKKVFHISLAVAALASAVFADVRVSKLFSDNMMLQQDMDIRFWGYADDGESITVSIVDADGRTLASGITTAAGGRWKLSLAPRKAGGPYEVRITGRNIVTIKNVLIGEVWLAGGQSNMWYIVSNAMPGGNPAIEGAGELIRAATNTRIRYFFDGLGGTNEPALDVYESSKWKETSPGNVIWFSAVGYVFAERLARARNVPVGIIGTAVGGTSMQWWMPREALAADPEFALYAQKPWNPNLKRIFEQSTALYNAMIAPLTGFPMRGVIWYQGENNARGATDDKLQNAVHFYRLFTALIRSWRSAWNDEKLPFLFVQLAPYGKHVDADPNDIALAYTRDAQLKSWQTTSNTAMAVITDCGDKGDIHPLRKIPVGERLSAAARAVVYGEKIEYSGPVFRSMKIDGARIVIAFDHANGLIAKDGSLTGIEISGPDGVFMPANAVIEGAAVRVSADAIAAPRYVRFGWANYPEPVLNLYNSEGFPASPFSTAVTIGEYVK
- a CDS encoding helix-turn-helix domain-containing protein; the protein is MALLEAIIAAYEKRLGVSISVHDYTGVFSEVVPTDHLSHDANPFCMQVKKTMDLRCSAFDLKRLQNEIEDFPDGGFKHCHAGFIEVFMPLRRCGRVEGMLFAGVFHPRGKAIPFALSEPVRSPLKEASSLPLADARILDEHYDMLSLIKREIEIAVHDLSVTGGHSRKQQIDRFIEMRYNKDPSLDDLCSVVGLNPSRMSEILRSLYGKTFPELINEMRLHRAKLLLTATSMPVHFVAAQCGYGNAEYFFRVFRKRFGMTPNAWRKQHALEARG